A window of Polyodon spathula isolate WHYD16114869_AA chromosome 22, ASM1765450v1, whole genome shotgun sequence contains these coding sequences:
- the mrpl22 gene encoding 39S ribosomal protein L22, mitochondrial, whose amino-acid sequence MAASCAVGFGVSLARGFVRYAEASRLLAQCSVLPQSCIHTTVALEGNKNWERKNRILHRPQLPEETRRAAEVYHCRRQIKYSKDKMWYLAKMIRGMTIEQAIAQLEFNDKKGAAIIKEVLLEAQEMAVKSHNVEYKSNLYVAESFSGKGQYLKRIRIHGRGMFGIMDKVYCHYFVKLVEGVPPTEKPRTGFDQAKEYVQQLRNRTIIHSL is encoded by the exons ATGGCTGCGTCCTGTGCTGTTGGTTTTG GTGTTTCCTTGGCGAGAGGTTTCGTGAGATACGCAGAGGCAAGCCG GCTGCTTGCACAATGCAGCGTCTTGCCTCAATCCTGCATCCATACAACCGTCGCTCTGGAAGGCAATAAAAACTGGGAGCGAAAAAACCGCATCCTGCACCGGCCACAGCTTCCTGAGGAAACACGCAGAGCAGCC GAAGTATACCACTGTCGAAGACAAATTAAATACAGCAAGGACAAGATGTGGTATTTGGCAAAAATG ATCAGAGGCATGACTATTGAGCAGGCCATTGCACAGCTGGAGTTCAATGACAAGAAGGGGGCGGCAATAATAAAAGAG GTTCTTCTGGAAGCCCAGGAGATGGCAGTTAAAAGCCACAATGTGGAATACAAGTCAAATCTGTACGTTG CCGAGTCCTTCTCTGGTAAGGGTCAGTATCTGAAGCGAATCCGAATCCATGGCAGAGGCATGTTCGGCATCATGGACAAGGTGTACTGCCATTACTTTGTGAAGCTGGTGGAGGGCGTGCCTCCCACAGAGAAGCCGAGGACTGGCTTTGATCAGGCCAAGGAGTATGTGCAACAGCTTCGCAATCGAACCATCATCCACTCTCTGTAG
- the gemin5 gene encoding gem-associated protein 5 produces MSERLLPASPNWYCSRSSDTSPKGVFGFGAKSSVYLVKITAACPVIAGELKGHRERVSGFAFCRYPGQEEICASSSDDGCVKIWDSQKQATLKEHKAHQSTITSLHWSPVVKDLLVSGDEKGIVVCFWHNRNDTQSFFPEPRTIFCLSCSPHNENYIAVGYKDGMIVVIDISKKSEVLHRLRGHDDEIHALAWCPQPGEEELLPRAEETAEAEVVNGRQVPDGERGCYLASGSKDQTVRVWSTARGKGVMTLKLPFLKRRGLGVDPTVKERLWLTVHWPHTRPTEIISSCFGGELVVWDLTRSGKQKWALLGSSSEGQNHTRIVFNMSSVCMGESRELLISTSMDRDVKCWDLETLDCCWTLPSLGGFVYSLTFSPVDTGCLALGVGDNMIRVWSTLSIQNRYDTKTFWQGIKSKVTALSWHPLKEGHLAFGTDDGKVGIYDSYSNKPPQISSSYHRKTVYTLAWGPPVPPLSFGGEGDRPTVTLYSCAGEGVILQHNPWKLAGEANDIDKIIRDTNGIKHKLSPHTDLSWKPDGKILAIGNEDGSIEILQAPALRLLCSIQQHHKIINVLRWHHEHGSQPDASHLLASGSNNATVYVHNLKSAIETPSDTPVLVTEPYRSLVGHTAKITSLAWSPHHDGRLVSVCYDGTAQVWDVLKEEAICNYRGHKGRLLCVQWSPVDPDLVWTGGDDFTVQEWAVSKQEHTKPPKGKKSIELEKKRGLQPKPKAKKKKKPADKGPGKQDVAGDEGGRGAEEGASEQEQEQEDVPVKTEHTLNTAAVSKEPRCRQTDAVVSEKNRNGGKGFSFVARESLKDEKQREKQAEAPVKKKKPRSILPLSTSMDHRSREDQHRDCLTLAAVRHSQVLPSDCVPGSGAHIQLGLFGDRAALYTMFEEEGRSHIEGGHYESLNSLLLWKGDLAGALQIAIERGELTEHLVAVSPMAGYQVWVRAVEAFVKQLCFQEQYVKAASYLLSVHKVYEAIDLLKSQQLYREAIALAKARLLPEDPVIKNLYTTWAAILERDGHYSNAAKCYLAADSTYDAAKVISKKGDVMSLKTAAELALIAGENALSNSLALRCARELLTAQDWVGAREVLQAQESLLGHQLVFCTNELLHQCLAGARLIDWSSASSHGWTVGSGVPFVDAVAVVWEREFGVSSADVDKVRLLHQQVKSVENPAATANIPIKQLLLHLSHDLTLAVLSSVAVARAETVTAMLGALARCRDATHFTLMRELCRLLLPKGMQSVSSLKAQLDPTDTHSIAVVQSLEAFVCYFQLYEMWWSQSNERSSETQTEKAALPQPSVAGLQHDAQNPSEPAAVNGTEPQNKADEEQGAIPTEEGSDTVEKEPCHSQEAVLTSTCAVLISETHAALQTTRSVIEEIQLRLSSMMHQHLRAAATSEEQQIHSQTLPESESEHEATAASQPGASTAESTSLTSLIALVSEHNKQLAEIPEHIKMYPFPDVIECCLVILHMGRDSALPEDLQQQCLALLHKYGTTASVIKACHKFCG; encoded by the exons ATGTCGGAGAGACTTCTCCCAGCCTCGCCAAACTGGTACTGCTCCCGGTCCAGCGACACCAGTCCTAAAGGAGTTTTTGGGTTTGGAGCAAAAAGTTCGGTTTACTTGGTGAAGATCACTGCAGCGTGTCCCGTCATAGCCG gtgaGCTTAAAGGCCACAGAGAACGCGTCTCTGGTTTTGCGTTCTGCCGCTATCCCGGTCAAGAGGAGATCTGTGCAAGCAGCTCTGATGATGGGTGTGTGAAAATCTGGGACTCTCAGAAACAAGCCACATTGAAAGAACACAAAGCACACCAG AGCACCATCACATCCCTGCACTGGTCCCCGGTTGTGAAAGACTTGCTGGTGTCCGGTGATGAGAAGGGCATCGTTGTGTGTTTCTGGCACAACAGGAATGATACCCAGAGCTTCTTCCCCGAACCGCGAACCATCTTCTGCTTATCCTGCTCTCCTCACAATGAGAACTACATTGCAGTGGG GTACAAAGATGGGATGATTGTTGTGATTGATATCAGCAAAAAAAGTGAGGTGCTTCACAGACTGAGAGGCCACGATGATGAAATCCACGCCCTGGCCTGGTGCCCTCAGCCAGGCGAGGAAGAGCTGCTCCCTCGAGCAGAGGAAACGGCAG AAGCTGAAGTGGTGAATGGAAGGCAGGTGCCAGATGGGGAGAGAGGCTGCTACCTGGCATCGGGCAGTAAGGACCAGACTGTGCGGGTGTGGAGCACAGCGAGGGGGAAAG GTGTGATGACTCTGAAGTTACCGTTCCTCAAGAGGAGGGGGCTGGGGGTGGACCCCACTGTGAAGGAGAGGCTGTGGCTGACGGTGCACTGGCCTCACACCCGGCCAACAGAAATCATATCCAGCTGCTTTGG AGGAGAGCTGGTGGTGTGGGATCTCACCAGATCTGGCAAACAGAAATGGGCTCTGCTGGGCTCCTCGTCGGAGGGACAGAATCACACTCGCATCGTCTTCAACATGAGCTCCGTGTGCATGGGGGAGAGCAGGGAGCTCCTCATCAGCACCTCCATGGACAGAGAT GTGAAGTGCTGGGACCTGGAAACCCTGGACTGCTGTTGGACCCTGCCCTCCCTGGGTGGGTTTGTGTACAGTCTGACCTTCTCCCCTGTAGATACCGGCTGTCTGGCCCTTGGGGTCGGGGACAACATGATCCGGGTTTGGAGCACTCTGTCCATCCAGAACCGATACGACACCAAGACGTTCTGGCAAGGGATCAAGTCCAAAGTGACCGCT TTATCCTGGCACCCGCTGAAAGAAGGTCATTTGGCATTTGGAACTGATGACGGCAAAGTTGGCATTTATGACTCGTACTCTAATAA GCCTCCTCAGATATCCAGCTCCTATCACAGAAAGACCGTGTATACTCTGGCCTGGGGTCCTCCAGTACCCCCCCTTTCCTTTG GAGGGGAGGGGGACAGACCCACTGTGACGCTGTACAGCTGTGCTGGGGAGGGAGTGATCCTGCAGCATAACCCCTGGAAGCTGGCTGGAGAAGCCAACGACATCGATAAGATCATCCGGGACACCAACGGCATCAAG CACAAGTTGTCACCTCACACAGATCTCAGCTGGAAACCAGATGGCAAAATCCTAGCGATTGGGAATGAGGACGG ATCAATAGAAATCCTTCAGGCTCCAGCTCTGAGGCTGCTGTGCTCCATCCAGCAGCATCACAAGATCATCAATGTGCTTCGCTGGCACCATGAGCACGGCAGCCAGCCCGATGCCAGTCACCTGCTAGCTTCCGGGTCCAACAATGCCACTGTGTACGTGCACAACCTGAAGAGTGCCATCG AGACCCCATCAGACACTCCTGTTCTGGTGACGGAACCCTACCGGAGTCTTGTGGGACACACGGCGAAGATAACCAGCCTGGCGTGGAGCCCTCATCACGATGGCAGACTGGTCTCGGTGTGCTACGATGGCACCGCGCAG GTGTGGGACGTCCTGAAGGAAGAAGCGATCTGTAACTACAGAGGCCACAAGGGGAGGCTGCTGTGCGTGCAGTGGTCTCCTGTCGACCCTGACCTAGTCTGGACTGGAGGGGACGACTTCACTGTCCAGGAATGGGCTGTCTCCAAGCAGGAACACACAAAGCCTCCGAAGG GAAAGAAAAGCATAGAGCTGGAGAAGAAGAGGGGTCTTCAGCCAAAGCCAAAggctaagaagaagaagaagccagCTGACAAGGGGCCCGGCAAGCAGGACGTGGCTGGAGATGAGGGAGGCAGAGGGGCTGAGGAGGGGGCTtcagagcaggagcaggagcaggaggacGTACCAGTCAAGACTGAACACACCCTGAACACAGCAG CTGTGTCTAAAGAGCCCAGATGTCGGCAGACAGATGCAGtagtttcagaaaaaaacaggaatggtGGAAAGGGCTTTTCTTTTGTGGCAAGGGAATCTCTAAAGGATGAGAAACAGAGAGAAAAGCAAG CTGAAGCTCcagtgaagaagaagaagccTCGCTCGATCCTGCCTCTCAGCACCTCCATGGATCACAGGTCTAGGGAAGATCAGCATAGAGACTGCTTGACTCTAGCGGCTGTTCGACATTCCCAAG TACTGCCCAGTGACTGTGTGCCTGGATCAGGGGCGCACATACAGCTAGGCCTGTTCGGAGACAGAGCTGCGCTCTACACAATGTTTGAGGAGGAAG GAAGGAGCCACATAGAAGGCGGTCATTACGAGTCTTTGAACTCCCTGCTGCTGTGGAAAGGAGATCTTGCAGGCGCTCTGCAGATAGCGATTGAGAGGGGAGAGTTAACAGAGCACTTGGTAGCTGTATCGCCAATGG CCGGCTATCAGGTGTGGGTACGGGCAGTGGAAGCCTTTGTGAAGCAGCTGTGTTTTCAAGAGCAGTACGTCAAGGCAGCCTCCTACCTCCTCTCTGTCCACAAGGTCTACGAGGCCATTGATCTTCTGAAATCCCAGCAGCTCTACAG GGAAGCCATAGCATTGGCCAAGGCTAGACTGCTTCCTGAAGACCCTGTGATAAAGAACCTCTACACCACATGGGCAGCTATATTGGAAAGGGACGGGCACTACTCCAACGCAGCCAAGTG TTATCTAGCTGCTGACTCCACCTATGATGCTGCCAAGGTAATCTCCAAGAAGGGGGATGTGATGTCACTGAAGACGGCTGCAGAACTGGCCCTGATCGCCGGAGAGAATGCCCTGTCTAACTCACTAGCCTTGAGATGCGCCAGAGAGCTACTGACTGCTCAGGACTGGGTGGGAGCCCGGGAGGTTCTCCAGGCACAAGAGAGCTTGCTG GGTCACCAGCTTGTGTTCTGCACCAATGAATTGCTGCACCAGTGCCTTGCTGGAGCCAGGCTGATCGATTGGAGCAGTGCCTCCTCTCATGGCTGGACTGTGGGCTCGGGGGTCCCCTTCGTGGATGCAGTGGCTGTGGTGTGGGAGAGGGAGTTTGGTGTCTCCAGCGCTGATGTGGATAAAGTGAGGCTGCTGCATCAGCAAGTGAAATCTGTAGAGAATCCTGCAGCTACTGCAAACATACCCATTAAACAG CTCTTGCTCCATTTGTCCCATGACTTGACGCTGGCAGTGCTGAGCTCTGTGGCAGTGGCTCGGGCTGAGACAGTGACAGCGATGCTGGGGGCCCTCGCCCGCTGCAGAGATGCCACGCATTTCACCCTGATGAGAGAGCTCTGCAGGCTGCTGCTGCCGAAAG GTATGCAATCCGTCTCCAGCCTCAAAGCACAGCTAGACCCCACTGACACCCACAGCATTGCGGTGGTTCAAAGCCTAGAGGCCTTTGTGTGCTACTTCCAGTTGTACGAAATGTGGTGGAGTCAAAGTAATGAGCGTTCTTCTGAAACGCAGACTGAGAAAGCAGCTCTCCCTCAGCCCAGTGTTGCAGGACTTCAACACGATGCGCAGAATCCCTCAGAGCCTGCTGCTGTCAATGGGACCGAACCTCAGAACAAAGCAGATGAGGAGCAGGGTGCGATTCCCACAGAGGAAGGTTCAGATACCGTGGAGAAGGAGCCGTGCCACTCGCAAGAGGCAGTGCTGACGTCCACCTGCGCGGTCCTCATTTCAGAGACTCACGCGGCTCTGCAGACCACGCGGAGCGTCATTGAGGAGATACAGCTCAGGCTGTCCAGCATGATGCACCAGCATCTCCGGGCAGCAGCAACATCTGAAGAGCAGCAGATTCACTCCCAGACTCTACCAGAGTCTGAGAGTGAACATGAAGCAACAGCAGCCAGTCAGCCTGGAGCAAG TACCGCAGAATCAACGTCTTTGACTTCCTTAATTGCTTTGGTTTCTGAGCATAACAAACAGCTGGCTGAAATTCCAGAACACATCAAG ATGTACCCGTTCCCTGATGTTATCGAATGCTGCCTCGTCATCCTCCACATGGGAAGGGACTCTGCGCTTCCCGAGGACCTTCAGCAGCAGTGCTTAGCTCTGCTTCACAAATACGGAACCACAGCCTCTGTGATAAAAGCCTGTCACAAATTCTGTGGGTGA